GTTCGTTTATCAGTCACAAACACGCAAGCCCGAGCATGGCGCTGAAGCTGATTGATACAGGAAGGAGGGATTCGAGTTCGCGCCTCAGTGCGAGAATAATACCGGACAATTCATGCCACTGAGAACAAACCGGGTCGCTCCGCCGAGAATCAGCTCACTCAGACGCGAATGACCATAAGCTCCCATCACAAGGAGGCCGGCTCCGCTATCCGATATCTTGGTCAGTAGGGCCTCGCCGGCCTCCCTCCCCCCCGTGGAGAGGGGTTCGATCACCGCCTTGACGCCATGGCGCGACAAAGCCGTGGCAAGATCGACGCCGGGCAGGCTACCAGGACTGGTATACTCCATTTCCGGATCGACCCAGACTACGCGGACTTCATTTGCACCTGTCAATAGCGGCACGCTGTCGAAAGCGGCCCGCGCCGATTCACGCTTTCCACTCCAGCCGATGATGACGAGTTCGGCCACCGCGCTCGTCCCACCTTTCCTTGGCAAGACAAGGGTCGGTCTGCCAGTAGACAACAGGATCTGCTCGACGAAAGCGCGACCCGTGACGGACAATCCCCCATCCTCCGGGGGCTGGTTGATGATCGCGATATCAGATCGGCGCGCATAGTCAATTACATGATTCGTAATGCTGGGAGTTATCGAATCCACCAAAACGAAGTCGCTACTGATACCCGCCACTTGCGCGAGCGATTCGAACAAGTCTCGCACGGATTTCTCGGCCTTTTGGTAAGTCTCCCGATTGCCTTCGAAGACGACCGGCATGCCAAAGCTTGTCCCAGCATAGATCTCGACAGCAGGGATGACATATAGGCCCTGGAGATGGGAATCAAAATTGCGGGCGAGCTCCGCCGCGCATGTAAGGAGAGCCTCGTTGCGCTCGAGATCATTCAGGCTCACCAGAATCGTCTTGTATGTCATACCATTCTCCTTGGATCGAACACTGGGTTCGCGAGGATACGCAAGGCCGATGCCGTGGCATTGACTTAGGTCAATTGATCAGGAGACCGGATCATCGGCTATGCGTCTGTGCAGCCCGAGATCGCTCATCACCGTGTAGCACATTTCGGCCGCGGATTTGGACGCGTCCACGTAGAGCCAGGCTTCCGAAGTGGCGGTCGGCTGCGCGCGAAGAACCTCCGGCGTGGCGCTGATCAGGTCTTTTGCGAGCATAGGCAAAACTGCTCGATGTTGTCGGCCAGATCAAAATCATGCACTTCCACCGATCCTCGGCAGCTGCGCAGCAATGTCCTGGTTGCAAGGCGTTCTTCGACCAGGCCATCAAGCTGGACGAGCAGTAGAAATTCACCGCCGGCAACGGCTTGCGCCAAACGTTTGGCATGCGCGGGAAAGAGCCAGCGTCCCAACAATCCTTCGAATGCCGAGGCATCCTGTGATATGCTCTTCGGCAAGACAGGTCCGCATGCGAGTGCAACAATTCGGTCCTGCCCTGTCTGGAAGTCGAGGGAGCGCGACTTCCCATTCACGATGGCGCTGAGTTCAGCGGATCTCTCCCGGCCGTGAGTAAAGCTCGCTTCGCGCCCGACGATAGAGATCGCTTGTGGATCAAGCTCATTGTGGACCAGTTGCCGCAGGGCACGCAAGGCGTCGTCGAGATTGGCCACGACCGCGAGCGCGAAGCGCCGATGTGCCGCCTCTTTCATGACTCTAGGCAATCGCCTGCCGCCAGTGCTTCCAGGCGTTCAATATCGAGGATAATGAGCTTGTGGACTTCCGGCAGCCGAATGATCCGCTTGACCTTCAGCTTGGTGAGATTCCGACTCACGGTCTCTATCGTCAGCCCCAGAAAATCTGCGATGTCGGACCTGCTCAACTCAAGGCGGATCGCGGGCGAATTGTCCTGTCGGCGGTGCAACTCAAGAATAAAGGCAGACAGCTTCTCCATCGCGGAGCGACGGTTGAGAACGGCTATCTGGCCTAGCGCATTCTCGAGTTTCTTCAATAGAAGGCTTACGAGTTGCGGTGCCAGCGTTGGCTCGTCGCGCATGTGCCGATAAGCACTGTTCTGCTCTAAGCAGCGGAATCTCACATGAGTGATCGCTTCGGCACTGCAATGCCGTTCCGAGGTAGCTTCAAAGCCCACGATATCGCCGGCAAAGCGCAGGGAGATAATCTGACGACGCCCGTCGCTCAACACGTGATAGATGCGCACGAGTCCCGATTCAATCCGGTAGATTTTATGATTATCGTCTCCCTGATGATACAGATGCTGATGAGGATCTAGGCTGCATAAAGATTGGCAAGATAGCAATTGATCGAATGTTTTCAGGCCTTTTGAGGACTCACCTGCGCTCACGATCTGGAGCGGGGGGCGGTAGTCGCGTTCTGAATCTGCTGCAAGGGTTAGCATGGTTCACTCCTGAGCATCTGTCCGGCCTCAGGAAGCTCTCCTTGCTTTGCCCGTGTTTGCCCCGATTGTGCCGGTTTGTGGCAAATTGTGCGGGGTGGCCGGAATGGCGGGAATTGGGTTGGCTGATGCCGTCCCACCTGACGCCTTCGGATTCTACGTTTTGCGCGCTCGCTCCGATCTGGTCGAGATAAGGCTCATACTCGCCCAGTAACTGGACCCGACAACGGTGCCAAATGCCTCGAATCCTGAACTGGCGAAGGCTCCCAGGCGTATCCTCCTGGAGCGCGCCCTCTCATAAAGCACTCAATCTTACTTTTACCGATCATGCGGAGGCGGGAAGAAGCGGCGCACCGCCAGGGCTTCAAGAAGGTTTTTTGACCAGCTGCGCTCAGCACTGGAACGGCCGACAATAGTCAGATCGTGGGTGCGAGCTGCCTTGATCAAACCCTCAATGCCTGCGGTTATTGGATTGGAACTCCAGCTTGCGGTCACTCGGTCCATGGCTGCCGCGCAAGTCACTTTCGGTATATTATTTATCTTGAGAAACGGCTCACGTGCGAGCGGGCATTCGCTATTGCGTCCTTGGCATTGAGCAGGGTCGTTCGGAGTGCGAGTTCTACGGCGTCGCCGCGTGCAAACTCGACATGAGGATTATAGTCCGCAGGATTTATCGCATTAATGGGACTGTGAAGGAAATCGATATGGGCATTCAATGGCTTAGCAATAGCATACGCAGCGCCGAGCACTGCATCGTCGGTTTTCGTCCCGCTGACAGCAACCAATATCGATTTCATAACGGCACCTTGTTGAACTCTAATGCCAACGTAAGCGGAGTGTCGTTAGAAAGGTTTGATGCAAATCAAACCCGCCTCACGGCGGTTCGCTGAGCACGGCTTCCAAGGCGCTGCGTAGATCAGCTAGCCGATATGGCTTACGAAGCAATTTTATACTGCCGAGATTCTCCGCCCGGAGGAGATCTTCGGCGTAGCCTGAAGTCAGCAGTATCCGAATTCCGGGATATATTTCCCTTGCCTTTCTGGCAACGTCATATCCGGTAAGCCCCCCTGGCAGCACGAGATCGCTAAACAGCAAATCCACCTTGAGCCCGCTTTCAAGGAATTTGATAGCGCTCGCCCCATCCGACGATTCATGGATCTTGAATCCGAGCGTCACAAGGCGGGTAACCGTTAAATCACGGACACCGTCGTCGTCTTCGACAACAAGGACGGTTTCGCGGCGCTTTCGCGACAGTTCGGCATCAACTGGAACGGCATCGGTATCCATCGTCCCGTTCGCCCGAGGCAAATAGATGTTGATAGTCGTTCCGTGACCAAGCTCGCTATAGATCGTCACATGGCCGCCAGACTGCTTGGCAAAGCCGTAAACCATGCTAAGGCCAAGGCCGGTCCCGTGCCCCCTTGTCTTCGTCGTGAAGAACGGTTCGAAGGCGCGATCCCTGACTTCCGCCGGCATGCCAGTGCCAGTGTCAGAGACAGAAATTTGCACGTAGTCGCCATGCGGCAGTTCAATTGTGTCTCCGCTCTTGACTTCTTCCATGCGGATATTTCGTGTTTCGACGACAAGCTTCCCGCCCTTTGACATGGCGTCGCGTGCATTGATAGCTAAATTGACCAGAGAGCTTTCAGCCTGAGTGGGATCCACCTTTACCTGCCACAGGTCCGGCGCAAGGACGGTTGACAGTGAGATATGCTCACCCAGCGTGCGGCGAAGCATACTGGTGACATTCAGTACCAAGTCGTTAGTTTCAAGAATTTCCGGTTCAAGATGACTGCGTCTGGCAAATGCGAGAAGGCGGGACGTAAGCTTCGCTGCAAGGTCAGCGGCCTCCTGCGCATCTCTTAGCATTTTGTGCACGTGCTCTCCCTGTACGCTCATCTCGATGAGTTCCAGATTTCCCGTGATCACAGTCAGGAGATTGTTGAAATCATGTGCAATGCCGCCCGTCAGCTGGCCTATTGACTCCAGTCGTTGCGCTTGGGCAAGCTTACGCTCGCTTTCCCGCAAAGCTTCTTCGACCCGCTTTCGGTCGCTGAGATTGGTGATGATGCCCGCAAAATAACGTTTTCCTCCTGCAACAAACTCGCTGACCGCCAAATCGAGTGGGAAGGTGGTCCCATCTTTGCGTTTGCCCATCACTTCCCGGCCGATACCGATAATCTTTCGCCGTCCGGTGGACAGATAGTTCGAAATATAGCTGTCATGTTCGCCGTGGAACGGTTCAGGCATCAGCATGCGAACATTCTGTCCAATCAGCTCGCCTGCCGGATAGCCGAAAATCCTCTCGGTCGCCGGGTTGACCGAATCGATCATTCCGCTGATATCTATCGTAATTATAGCCGCGACAGCCGAGTTCAGAATGGCCTCGAGCTTCGAGGCTTCCGGCCCGCCGTTCGGCAGTTTCTGTTGCATGATCCCAGGCTGGATTTGAGTTCTATAGGCCAGCGTAGCATTGGATTGACCCAACGCGGTAGTGGAACTCTAGACAGCTAATGGGACAGGAATAACGGCACATTGCAGTGCCGCAGAAGAGCCCGCGTAACGCCCCCGAGGATCAGCTGCCGTATCCGCGAATGCGCAAAACCACCCATCACGATCAGGTCGACAGCCGAGTGCTGGGCATATTGTCTGAACGCTTGGGCCACGTCGCCGTTATCCGCATGAATGGACTTGGCAATAATCTTCACCTTGTGGGAAAGAAGGTGTTCGACCAGCCTCGCGCCAGGGATCGAACCAGAGAGGTCCTTTTCACCCTCTATTTGGATCACCTCGACCATTTCTGCAATGCGCAGGATCGGCAACGCGTCAAAAGAGCGCGCGCGCTGCCTTGCTGCTACCGTCCCAGGCAACAACAACATGCCGTGCACTAAATGAGGTGAAGCCAGGAGGAACAACGATGACCGGACGTCCACTATCCAACAGTGCTGCCTCTATCAGATCCCGGTCGATGTCGATTGCGTCGGATTCGCTGTCTAGAATGCACAAATCATGCAAGCGGGTCTCTTTGGTAAACCCTTCGACCAGCTGTAAACGCTTGAGCTGAGGCGAACTGACGGAAGCCGCAACACCGATTGCACGGGCCTGCTCGCTAATGCGCTCGGTCACCGTACGCGCCAACTCTGCAACATGACGATTTTCCGAGGCCACGATGCCAGCTACGATACCGCTGACAAATGAATGAGGCAGGGTAAGCTTCACCGACGGAGCGTATACCGTAATTTGCGCTCCTGCTAGCTTTGCGAGTGAAAGGCCATAGCCGATCGCGGCGGTCGGCTCATACTTGTTCTCAACCGACAGGCCGATGAGAATATTCTCGATATTGTGAAGTTGACGCATAAGCCGCTCCTTTCAAAAGCCCGCAACACAGAAGGCCTTGTGATCCAGCTCAATTGGGTGAAGGCATCACCTCCGACCAAACATACGGCCATTCGGCGCACTTACGGGCCAGCCGATGCGGCCTGATTCTGCATAATCTCGATCTGCAGCTCCTGGATCTCCGTCAACCTTAGCCACTGGTTGAACAGGAGGTGGTCGACCTTATCCTGCAAGTGACGGATCTCAAGCTCCGCCTTCAGGTTGACGCGATAATCGTTGAGCGACCGCATCCGATCCTTGGCCTCCTGCCTTCGCTGGCTCATCATGATGATGGGGGCCTGTATTGCGGCGATGCACGACAAGATGAGGTTGAGCAGAATGAAGGGGTAAGGATCGAAGCTCTTGGCACCTGCGATATTTGCCAGGATCCAGAAACCCAGCCCGAGAGCGAAGAAAATCAGGAAGCGCCAGCTTCCGCCGAAGCTGGCCAGATCATCCGAAGCGCGCTCCGCGAGCGTGCGCTGGGCGCC
This genomic stretch from Nordella sp. HKS 07 harbors:
- a CDS encoding PAS domain S-box protein, whose product is MQQKLPNGGPEASKLEAILNSAVAAIITIDISGMIDSVNPATERIFGYPAGELIGQNVRMLMPEPFHGEHDSYISNYLSTGRRKIIGIGREVMGKRKDGTTFPLDLAVSEFVAGGKRYFAGIITNLSDRKRVEEALRESERKLAQAQRLESIGQLTGGIAHDFNNLLTVITGNLELIEMSVQGEHVHKMLRDAQEAADLAAKLTSRLLAFARRSHLEPEILETNDLVLNVTSMLRRTLGEHISLSTVLAPDLWQVKVDPTQAESSLVNLAINARDAMSKGGKLVVETRNIRMEEVKSGDTIELPHGDYVQISVSDTGTGMPAEVRDRAFEPFFTTKTRGHGTGLGLSMVYGFAKQSGGHVTIYSELGHGTTINIYLPRANGTMDTDAVPVDAELSRKRRETVLVVEDDDGVRDLTVTRLVTLGFKIHESSDGASAIKFLESGLKVDLLFSDLVLPGGLTGYDVARKAREIYPGIRILLTSGYAEDLLRAENLGSIKLLRKPYRLADLRSALEAVLSEPP
- a CDS encoding universal stress protein codes for the protein MTYKTILVSLNDLERNEALLTCAAELARNFDSHLQGLYVIPAVEIYAGTSFGMPVVFEGNRETYQKAEKSVRDLFESLAQVAGISSDFVLVDSITPSITNHVIDYARRSDIAIINQPPEDGGLSVTGRAFVEQILLSTGRPTLVLPRKGGTSAVAELVIIGWSGKRESARAAFDSVPLLTGANEVRVVWVDPEMEYTSPGSLPGVDLATALSRHGVKAVIEPLSTGGREAGEALLTKISDSGAGLLVMGAYGHSRLSELILGGATRFVLSGMNCPVLFSH
- a CDS encoding universal stress protein → MLLLPGTVAARQRARSFDALPILRIAEMVEVIQIEGEKDLSGSIPGARLVEHLLSHKVKIIAKSIHADNGDVAQAFRQYAQHSAVDLIVMGGFAHSRIRQLILGGVTRALLRHCNVPLFLSH
- a CDS encoding DUF1003 domain-containing protein; the protein is MKKRISRAEQKCAISGIVYPASELVPLELLRHAIVERIRKGHPTLTSDAVISRQEVNRHCTVYVEELLRAERGELSEFEQQVARSLTEGDLISANIEEDYGAQRTLAERASDDLASFGGSWRFLIFFALGLGFWILANIAGAKSFDPYPFILLNLILSCIAAIQAPIIMMSQRRQEAKDRMRSLNDYRVNLKAELEIRHLQDKVDHLLFNQWLRLTEIQELQIEIMQNQAASAGP
- a CDS encoding helix-turn-helix domain-containing protein yields the protein MLTLAADSERDYRPPLQIVSAGESSKGLKTFDQLLSCQSLCSLDPHQHLYHQGDDNHKIYRIESGLVRIYHVLSDGRRQIISLRFAGDIVGFEATSERHCSAEAITHVRFRCLEQNSAYRHMRDEPTLAPQLVSLLLKKLENALGQIAVLNRRSAMEKLSAFILELHRRQDNSPAIRLELSRSDIADFLGLTIETVSRNLTKLKVKRIIRLPEVHKLIILDIERLEALAAGDCLES